From the Corythoichthys intestinalis isolate RoL2023-P3 chromosome 13, ASM3026506v1, whole genome shotgun sequence genome, one window contains:
- the LOC130928971 gene encoding gastrula zinc finger protein XlCGF8.2DB-like, with amino-acid sequence MSTGQPLKREDGLSEVSKVTEPPSSSSTDGSQAHIFIAPSDRNGATSHSPYKDDGHKKPHCGKTFASNFTCRMHMRSHTGKNPLVCSVCGLKFTQKSNLDRHTRTYTAENPFCHTFWGQRFTHKHHFEVHTRTHTGEKPFSCSVCGKRFTQKSTLNTHTRTHTGEKPFSCSVCGKRFTQKSTLNTHTRTHTGEKPFSCSVCGQGFSQKSALKVHTRIHTVEKPFSCSVCGQQFTRIHHLKVHTRTHTGEKPFSCSVCGHTFTEKKNLQTHIRTHTGEKPFSCSVCGQGFSHKSTLEVHARTHTGEKPFSCSVCGQGFTQMQHLKVHTRTHTGEKPFSCSVCGQKFTRNYLVKRHVCIGVRSSGQ; translated from the coding sequence ATGTCGACTGGTCAGCCCTTGAAGCGTGAGGATGGTCTGAGTGAGGTCAGCAAAGTGACGGAGCCTCCaagcagcagctcaacagatGGATCGCAAGCACACATTTTCATCGCACCATCAGATAGAAATGGCGCCACGTCACACTCACCTTACAAAGATGATGGTCATAAGAAACCTCACTGTGGGAAAACATTTGCTAGTAACTTTACTTGTCGTATGCATATGAGGAGCCACACTGGTAAAAATCCTCTTGTCTGCTCGGTTTGTGGTCTAAAATTCACTCAGAAGAGCAACTTAGACAGACACACAAGAACCTACACTGCTGAAAACCCTTTTTGCCACACATTTTGGGGTCAAAGATTCACTCATAAGCATCACTTtgaagtacacacaagaacccacactggagaaaaacctttttcctgctcagtttgtggaaaaagattcactcagaagagcaccttaaacacacacacaagaacccacactggagaaaaacctttttcctgctcagtttgtggaaaaagattcactcagaagagcaccttaaacacacacacaagaacccacactggtgaaaaacctttttcctgctcagtttgtggtcaaggattcagtcaAAAGAGTGccttaaaagtacacacaagaatTCACACtgttgaaaaacctttttcctgctcagtttgtggtcaacaaTTCACTCGAATTCACCACCTAAAAGTAcatacaagaacccacactggtgaaaaacctttttcctgctcagtttgtggtcacactttcactgaaaagaaaaacttacaaacacacataagaacccacactggtgaaaaacctttttcctgctcagtttgtggtcaaggattcagtcaTAAGAGTACCTTAGAAGTACacgcaagaacccacactggcgaaaaacctttttcctgctcagtttgtggtcaaggattcactcaAATGCAACacttaaaagtacacacaagaacccacactggtgaaaagcctttttcctgttcagtttgtggtcaaaaattcacTCGCAATTATCTGGTTAAGAGACACGTGTGTATTGGTGTGAGAAGCAGTGGTCAATGA